Within the Channa argus isolate prfri chromosome 12, Channa argus male v1.0, whole genome shotgun sequence genome, the region GCCTCGCTCCCATCAACACCACCATGGTGTCTTTGACCCTGTTCAGTGTGAAAGGGTGCAACGCTGTAAAATTGACTTGGGTAAAGTGGTGCAGTGCAGTGAAACTAGCAGACAAAGCAGGAAATCTTCTCAGAATATGCTGGTTGCTTTCCTCCCCGTCCTGTACGTCTGCATTTCAGTGTGAAATCAAAATTTCCCAGATACCAGTTGGAAACTTTACCAAGAGTAGGATGAGACATTCAGGAGGCTGATTTATTCAATTTCCAAAACAAaccactaagaaaaaaaaaatttacaaagaGACATCACAAGACAACTTCAAAGACCCAAAACACAACGGCAAAACAACAAAGAGACATAAAAGAACCACAAGAGCAAAACTACTACACAGAAATACATGGATGTAAAGAAATATGCACAATCACAAAATAActgcaaacaaatgaaaaccaaCTCCTTTTCAGACATTGAACAGCTCCAAAAGCAGTAAACGATGAGTAAAGTCTTCGCTGAGTCCTGGACATTTCAGTCAGGCTGCTGAGAAAAATAGACTAGAATcagttctgttttctgtaaaagcacattcagcttttcctctgtCTAATCCAAATAATTTTACATGCTTTGACTGCCGCTGTTTCCTGTCAGGTGGCTTCCAGTTTGAGTGTTGAGTAGAAGGTCGCTACAGCATCCACAGCATTGTCTTCTGAGGAGGGACATGAGAATATTAAAGGTACAATACAGTAATTTATTGGAATCAGTGCAGCAGTAACTGTGCCAGAAGATATTACAACACCTGAACCTGAATCACTGATGCAACTTCGGGAAAGCTGGAATTAAGAGTCACCGAGAAACTGTTTGGAGACTGTGTCTTACAGTGTTTGCATAATGTTATACAATTGTTGTATTGTCAATTGTACAGGTGATTTATCCCTGCCCTTTCATTTGACTGTCAGAAACCCCACGAAGACAGCAGGATTAGGCCACGTCATTAAGTGCTAAATAAAGTACTAAATAGGTGTTGTTGTCCTGCCTTTAACTCAGGGCTCCTTGTAAACTGACCACCTCCTCTTTACAATCCTTTGTTGGTTCTATTTCGattgcagtaaaaataaaaactctatGTCAATAGAACAGGTGACTCACTATGTTCTTATCTGTAAGTACTTAGTGCTAATTGATTATTGAAACCATGGTGAGTCATGATGTCACCCACGTGGACTTGGTGTATAAAGTATGTGACTGGTTTTAAGGTGTGACAACAACACGCGGGGTTAAGAGACAATCTATATAGCACGTCATTAAAATTCCATAGTAGAACAAATGATAACGTAAACTGTGTCACAGAGTTTCGCATGTCtcatgtgtctttgtttagAAACCTATGTTTTGCTTAAGTAATAAATGTCAGATTAAAATTGTGTCAAGTCAAAAGTACAGTGTTTTTCTCTAAACACCCTCAAATAAAGTTCAGTACTTCAGTATAGTGTACATTCCCTCACTGGGTGTATGGTATGTAGTTGTTTACCTCTCGTCCTCCGTGGTTGTGCATCCTGTGTGATGGTGACGTCGGTGTAGGAAATATCAGGGTCTGTTTtagctgaaacacaaaacatcttACAGTTACTCAACAGCTGAGTTTAAAACTTGAAATCCAGATCTTTGTGGGTCAACAACAGTCAAACTGAAAATCCGAAAAGAAACAGTGAGCAGCTACTGAAGCATTGACAAGAAGTAGTTTGGGAATACAGTATATGTGCCAAGTATGCAAagcataaaacatataaatatggCTATGGCAACCATGCATGCACCAGCACAGtgtcatttgtgtttatattttatgtcgGTACAAACTTCCTGAGATAACACCAACACTACATGTTGACTAAAATCTGTGAAACACTTTCCACAACAGAGGTGTAAAATTAAACTCCATCTTTCCTTAATTAACTTTGCGTTAATATTTATAGACAAATTATGAGTAAGTCTCATAAGTGACTCACTTTTCAATGTCAACTTCAATGACGACATGGCTGCTGTCCAACAGTGAGTAGTGGAAGCATCAGGAATGTAGCTCTACCACCTCTAAATATTTGTGCTGTTAATAATAGTATCATGGGTTCGCAGTCTTTGCAAAGATGAATTACATTGTCAACTTCCTGGTTTCCTATTTCCTCTCCGTTGTTTTTCCAGTGTTAGGCTAATggtgcatttcatttttacGCTGGAAATGACGTCATAACAACCACCATAACAATACAAGTTCTAGCCACGCTTTATTTTGTGCATGAAAAGACATTGTAGCAACATATCCACAGCTAGGAGTGTGTTTCAATATTTTAATgagacacaaataaaactaaagtacCAATCACCACAGTTTATGCTCGGCTAATGAACAGAGCAGCCATTTTGTATTCTGAGGTCAGGGTCACTCAGGTTTGTCTGAATTTCCTATTTAAGATGGGTTCAAGTTGAAATTTCTAACTAGGAACTTGGAAATTCTGACTTCTGAGCCAATGTAGTTTCGTCAGGAAATCTGGATGTTTTAAGTGAGTCATCATTAGTAGAACAATCACGTagacataaattattttaatcaatcATTTCCTATCTTATTGAAAAAATTGCAGTTGCTGAAATTAGTtgattaaaagcaaaattgGAATCAACAAACAACAGCATCTAAGATCAGGTATCTAGATGATTGTTTTGAGACTTAATTTGTTCTAGTTGTTGCCATTAGGTAACtatattattacatttgcatttgtttttaaagtctgtATTGAGTCAATTTCgtttattttgctttctttaGTAAGAACTGGGCGGAAAAACTGTGCATCACTTTTTTATCTGCTGCATCTCCTGTTTGCAAAAGGAACCAGCTTTCTCTGTTGTTTATTCAGTCAaggctgaaattaaaaaaccacaacaaaatcTATGAATAGGCAAAGGACcttgttgtctgtgtgcagaacaCCTCCGTGGTGCATATGTGAGCATTTGATTTAGTTTCAAGGTTGTTGCATATAGTTTTTGAATATGAACTATTGCACGCAGCAGATGAAGATAAGAAACCCAGTGTTTTCCATCTTATGAACTTTTCATTCAAAAAGACGCAAACAACTTCAATGAGAACAAAGTTATGACgttaaaaacacaccacaatacaaaaataatatataaaaaatacacactttcGTGTTACCAGAAACCGGAACGGCATGAATTGACCcagtaaaaaatgtgaaaccaCACTTAAAACactccacttaaaaaaaaactctccaatttaaaaaaatactttactgAAATCAAAGTTTGTTATACAGACACATATTGTGCTACCTAGTGTATGCAGGCCTCTACAGTGTATTGCAATGATACTTTTACCGTCTATGTGTTTAGTTCAACCAAAATGACTCCTTAAGAAAGGGTTCTTAAAATTCTATCCAAATTTTAAGAAAATTGTCCATGAGATGTGCTGGAGACCTGGAGTGAGTAGTCTTCACTTCTTTAATGAAGAAAcactgtaattaattttaaatgtataattaattaacttatttgcttatttattgGTGGTCTTCTGAACAGTTTGTACAGACCAAAATCAGGCCATGCTGacacttttaaaaatcagtttagCATCCTGTGAGTCACATGAGATACAAACTATACCAAGAAGGGCTCCTCTTAACATTTAGTGTTTCCATCATTGATTAATCTGAAAATTAGTAGCTATAtctatacagtataaatgtgaTGGCCTGTTATCCAACCAACCCAAAgatataatttatttctttaactttGGAATACAATGAATAATGTTCACATTATATTTGGCCAAAGGAAGCGTCCACAACTGACAAGCTAAACCCAGACCTGAACAAAGACCTTAAGTTAAGACTTACTGATTTTCCCCTTCGCAGATTTAGGTTCAAGTGTGAACTTTCACTTGAAACATGACACGTAAGCAGCAGGatgcaaaatgtcattttatttacacaacaACATACTGACCTTTGTGGCTTCTCCAGAGCCAGAGTAGCAGCACCAAAACCAGCGATAGGCAGACGCCCACCACAGGAAGCAGAATGTATACGAGAGGGAAGTTCTTAGCTGTGTGCCCCGCTTTGAAAGAGAAACACCACAATTTGACctcaaagcaaacaaacaagcacagTCTACACAGCTTtttgctaagctaggctaattagtaaatgagtaaatatttgaacctgatgtgacTTGTAtcaatatttgtaatttgtttatatgtcctatatacacacacacacacatatatgtgtgtgtgtgtgtaggtgtgtgtgtgtgtgtgtgtgtgtgtgttttttactaTGATGGTGTACTTGTTTGAGCTGGAGttgcactgatcagccacaacagtaTGACAACTTGTGCAATCCAAAAACAGCGTGtggcatgaattctacttttacatggtGATTGTTAATTGTCgaccttattcattttaaataaggtggcCCAAACATTAGACCCATCCCTgtttataatgcactccagtatgactccactcaACTataacctcaataataaacagacattcatttcattttattagcaTATACCTTAAGTTATTgttgaaagaaatgtaaaaaagaccAGTACCCAAATATGTCTTGTGAAAAGACCTTCAGGAAGgaatttgtttgaaaatgtaggGTTATGGGGCCATTAAAGTTGATCTCACCTTGGATTCTCAGCCAGCCATCTGGTGATTGTCCAACTCCGGAGATGTTACAATTGTATGATCCTTCATCAGATTTAGAAACACTGTGGATGGTCAGGACTCCTGTAGAGCTCCTCCCCATGAAAAGCTCATTTTTATAGAAATTGGTAGTGAGATTGAAGGATGAAGTTATCCCATTAACGCAGCGCAGAGTCACAGCTTCCCCCTCCATCAGAGGAAGGGCAGGACTCTCCAAGATCACAGAGCCAGCTaagtgaaagacagaaagacatgtCATTTTACATACTCTGCAAATGATGTGCTACAAGATCTCCTTGATCCAACACGATACACAGCAACCAGAGGCCACTTTAGTGCATTGTTCTTTCTTGTGTGGCCAAATGTGTGAATTTGCAAGTTAACAAAGCGAAACTCTGTCTGAGTCTAATGTGACTAACTAGGAAGTGTACTTACACATGAAAATATGCTTTAAAGAACAAGAACAGTAACTTTGAATATTGTATCTTTGTACCCAGAACCTGCTTCAGACATTcaatgttgtccaaaaacttttaaaaacacatcagtgagctAAAAATGTACACTGggtgacattttttattaattttgaaaaatataggTAGCATAGTTTTTACAGTGGAGAACTGTTCCTGTAAAGGCAACTAAGCAGCAAATAATGATGGCTTCAATCATTGTAGCATCTATATATTCTGCTTCACTTCTATCACTGGGCAACAGCACAACAGTCAAGCTctaaagcacacacaaataagCTAAATCAGGTATTGGATCAATTTACTTGTCAGTAGATTAACATTAATTCTTTGTCTGATTGGTGTTTTTATATGagctaaacaaaaacacagaatatgACCAGCCTTAGCCGGAATTTGAAAAGCACGTGGGCTTCAATTGAAGTGAATAGGAGATCAAATAATTGTCCAAACCACCTGTAGATGTTATGTGCTCCTTGTATGTAAGAATCTCTGTAAACTTCAAAACCCTTTAGCTTTTGTCCAGCCCCTCTCAgaataatattttgttataacattttttattcgTTGCTGTTGTAGCTTGTAACAAAGTGTCTGAGTGCCTGCTGGTTACAGGTTGTTTCAACTCACCGCTCACAGTGATGTTGATTGTGTTGCTGCAGCCTCCTGTTTCAGACGCACACCAATAAATGCCACTGTCTGATGGGTAAAGGTCAGGAATGGAACATTTAGCGCCATTTGTACTGTTCCATTGTGTTTGACAGTcctcatttgtgtttgtggatgtgtTCCTTTTAATTCTCCACTCAGACCAGTTTCCCTCCTGCTCACAGCTCAGAGTGATAGAGCCATACTGGAAGAACTGGGATCTGTTGGGAAGGACTGTCAGAGCAGCTACAAGAAACAGAGAGATTGTGGCAAACTGAGATTTGTGTTGTAAATGTACCTAACATTACCATTTAGGTAATGTTTGTAGACCTGCaagttttttctgtttccttgttTCACAACGGATGTAATAAGTTGATTAATTATTAGGTGCTtaataacatttgttgtttggttCTGTTGAACTCTATTAATCTATTTTGTGGAGTTTATTTCCCATTCAAAGCACTGAATGACTGATTTTTGCAACGCAATGCTggaaaaatcaaacacaaaaaacaaaactaaagttTGCAGCTGCTGGGCGCTAAAGGACATGTCGCCAATGCAATCAAAGCTTCACGTCACCCACAATCAAAGAGAAAAGGGCATTTTCTAAAAGTAACTGCTGCCACTTGGAATGCACAATCAGAGCCACTGACATGACACTATGATGAAACTTACTGACATGTGTGACTTTTGCACAATAAAGAGTTGTCTGTGAAGAACAAGAATAAGATTTTGGAAATGGCCTGGGGAGTTTTAGTTTCCTAGTTTTCATTTCTACACTTGATTTAACTAAAAGTAAGTAATGTAGGTAGTAGCCAACATACTGGtatcacacatttgaaatagtgattaaattattgtaattattgtaaTCTTACAGTAAGTGTAGTTAAATAGTCCATTTAACAGGAGGCTTTCAGTCACAGATATATTCTAAAATAATAGTGTTCTTGAACAAAATTGcagttaatgttttaaatatatgaaacactataaattgacaaaaacatgaattcaATACGCACCGACTACAGCGCAGAGTGTTGTTGTCTCCATAATGCTTGTGCCGCTGATACAGACTGTCGATTGTCTCCCTTGTCTCATAAATCAGGTGGGCTGCATCGCACTACCATCAGATTGTGTGTCTTACAGAGGCCACAGCTTCCTGCTACTCTTGTAATCTCCATGTCCAAATGTGTAAAGAGCTTGTGCAGGATATGTGTCagcgttttcttttttcttttttgctactTTAAATGTCAGAGTTTTGTCACACAGCCtccattttactttatttatttatattggtCTCTAGTAAATGACATTATTTCTGCTGTCTGACATTTATGAACTAAAATATAGCCAATCTGCATTGATTGAAGCAGATAAATTTCCAACAAACCCATTGTTTCATCTTCATACCTGGATGGTTAAAATAAACCAAGTGATTACTCTGCTCTGTCACCACTTAGAAAGTGGATGGCTGTATCTCATACAGCACATTTCACTTTCACCTTTGTTTTGATTTACGACCAGatagttatttatagtattGTAGGGACTTTCTGTGTTTGTACCCCTACTTTAATTGGATTTACCAGAGTTATCCAAGAATTGCTGAGTATGATGATACTTTCAATttgatacattaaaaaaaataaactggaaaTGAATTTTGTGGTTTAAAATGGAATTTATTGTGATTGTTTATCAAACTAACAACCCCTCCCTCACCCCAAAAACATAAAGGATGATTCATGCATGACATCACCATCACAAACCTTGTGATTTTAATCATGAGAGTAAATAACTTGGTGTGTCATAAGAAAAGTTATGAAAAAGTGACACTGCTGTCcctacattattttaaatatttctttgccATCTTGGGGTATTTGTTCATAGtctcctttaaaataaaatgtatttattaattttcagtCACTGACTATGTATAAGGTAATATGACATGATAAGTAGCCAGTAGCCTTTAGCCTAGTCTTGTCATAAAGCCTATATTCatttctatatatttatttattggtttgtttgtttaacgTTTGAACCAGTTAAAAGTCCTTGATGTTAGAAATTATGTTAGTTTTAAATTATGTTAGTTTTACATATAGTGGTTATATATAGTATAGAGTCATCATGACACAGGTAGGGAAATGTCCAGACAAGCCTGGTACTCTCACGTGCAACTATGACGTAATACGCTATGAACGTGCTTTAAAGAGCGAGCGCGCTCTGTTCAGAGACAAAGGATGAAGAGCGAGAGCTAGCGTTATATTTCGACCGTGGTACCGTTTAAAGTGGACGTTATGGACCTCACTTACAGCTTTACACTGTgggcttttattatttatttggctTTCGTCGCCTGTTCATCCACCGAAGGTAAAGCGACATGTTAGATTAATGTTACGGAGTCGCTGTTTAGATCTTCAACTGAGCCACACAGATAAACAGCCCTAACCTGACTGTATTTGCGTAGTTAGCGTTAGCTTGTTTGTTAAGTGCACGGTTTGATATGctgaaaactgttgaaaaattACGTTGAAAGGGAACAAAACTTGGAAAACATGATTCTCAAGCCAGTGTTGCTAATGATGACTAATTATTAGGTGATTCCCTAACTGACTCATAGAAGTAATCTGCCATATAGTTTTACTCTCGATTTAACATTTCACTGACcctaacagacaaaaacaataacaactgaAACCACCTGTGTCAgttagcatgttttttttaaaatcactggcAACAGTTCCAAATCATCAGTTTTttaatgttgatgttgatgatggGATTAGGAAAAGCTAGCTGGAAAATCTTTGTTACTAttcttattatttaatattatagaAAGTATTGTATAATCTATATACAGCTGGGAAGACACATTTCAAAGTAATGTCAGTAAATTAATGTACTTTAAAGGTAATTTTTATGACTATTTACTACCAGATATGTGCTACAAAAAGTGACTCTTAAACTTAATAAACTGTACTTTACAGTTAAGATTTtctctcctttgtttttttttttttttaggtcagtCTCAGATGATTGGTCCAAGTGGACAAATAATTGCTGCCCCAGGTGATGATATTATCTTACCATGCCACTTGGAACCTCAGCTTAATGTGCAGAGTTTGACCGTGGAGTGGTCGAAACCTGACCTCAAGCCCGACCCCTCAGACCGACTGAGTCGTGTCGGGTACGTGCACCTTTACCGAGGCAGACGTGAAGTCGTGGACATGAAGATCCCGTCATACATCGGGAGGACAGAGCTGTTCACGGACGGCCTGAAAAAGGGAAATATATCACTCAGGATCATCAATGTGACACTTGCAGATTCAGGGAGATACAGATGTTTCATCCCCAAGTTGAACAGCAAAGTGAAGGATTCAGTTGTTGAACTTGTTGTTGGTGAGTAAAACTTTTGCGTCTGTGAAACATTTAGCTATAGTACGCTGATGGCAGCAAGGCTCTGTGGTCAGCAGGTTCAGAGTAACACAGCCGattcagatttgttttgttcatgttcAATGCTTCTTCGTGAATTCCCTATGAAATTTGGTAAAGACACTCATGTTTTCCTTAGCATAAATTGTAATTACTTTGAGGATCCCTTCATTTTTCATGTAGTGTCATCACCAGGTTGAATTTGTCCAAGACTGACAAATGGtttgttatgtatttttctAGACCCAAACTACGGTCAGACCTGGACAACAGAGATGCCGCTGCAGACTCCAGATCCAAAGGAAGAGGGAGATGATACAAGTGAGAAAACCTTTCATCTTTTGCTATAAAAATGGAGCAGATGTATAAGTCACTGAATCacattcttgtttttgtttcatttcactaACTTTATTTATGCTCCCTGTTTGCCTACTTGGCAGTTTGGCCCAGTCGGAGCCGTGTGATTCCAGCTGTGGTTTTGTCTGTTGCGCTGATTCTGGCTGTTGGTGGAATGGctgtatatttaataaaacacaacctTCGAAAAACACAAGGTAAGTCATGAAGACGCTACATAAATTGAGGCTCCTTGTATGAATCATAGTACATGTTTGCTGGGAGACATTTAGCAAATTATTAAACTTCCAGCCTTGACACTTctctgcaaatacaaaaacaattaattaccTCTTGTCATATGTGTAAGAAGTCCTGTCTATAGCTTCTTATCTCATAGAAAATTTTCCCACGGACAGAAGTAATTTATTGTAAGTGCTCTGCTTTATCAGAGTACTGAGAAACATTTCTCTGTGTGGGCAACTCTTCTGCAAGGTAAGAAGGTAAAGATGTTTAGGTTTTGAAAGTAGAGCCATTGAGAAAACCTCTAAGGTCTCCAACCTCGTTTGAATAGACAAACTTCGTAGCATTGCATCTGCAACATTGCAGATATAGGTGGGGGTTTGTGTAAGAGCAAAACTTAAAGaagtctttctcttttctttatttagagCTCACAGAGAAATGCTAATACCCTACGGAAAATCTTTAAAAGTGGAACTGATGGATTCTGTTGTGAACAGATTTGATTTACATTTGGAAAGTGCAACCTTGAGgggggaaaaacaaacacttttcctGATCATCTTGTCTACAAGCAAGGCGAGAGATTCAGTTGTTGAACTTGTTGTTGGTGAGTATTAAAAGTATTCAGATGTACAACTTAAGATCATTTTTATAAGTTAAATTTGCAACTGAAAGAATTTGTCACTTAATAATCCTCAGAACAGCCGTATGAAAATTTGTGTACTGTCACAAAATGGTACAGATTGATGACAACCTGTCACTATGCGTTCTTTTTTCCCTTGATATTGCATCTACATAAGCGATTAACCAGAAACAAAGCTGCATCCCAGAACTCAAAATACTGCAGATTCAGATGACATACCAAAAAAGTTGTCACAAACAAGACTTAAGAAACAGAACATTTTGTTGCttgatgtgtaaatgtttacagCCTTTTCTGGGAGGCTGCACTAATTATTGAACTTCAGTTAATTCTTCATTTAGGTTCAGAAGCATGAAGCCGATCCAAATAACCTACTTTCAGTCTAGCTGCCTCGCTCCTGAAGAGAATGACTGTGGAAGTCTCCATGCTAGAATTTGACAAAGTCTCCATGCTGGAATGTGACAATGATCAGAATCCTTTTGAGAGGATGATGTAAGTCTGATGTAAATTCGAACCTTGACCTCAGCTGATGACCGTTTTCACACCGATGTAACTAGATAACATGTGAAATGAGTGATTGTCATGTGGACATATATTGGGCACTGTTAACAAAGTGGTTCTTAGTCAGTGTTAGTGTTTCAAAATCAACAGCacactataaaaaaacaactaggACAAGTTGTGGAAATGAATAAGGATCAGTTTATCTATTGTTCAACATgtgaaacaaatggaaaaaatgtcaattttactCTTAAATTTAAGAGTCTCTTCTACCCACTTCTATTTCTTTGTGTCGTTATGTTTGTACAAGATAAGAGGTGAAGTCTGAGTCATTTGCACAACTTTGCATTGGAGATTCAGTTAGTCAAATTAAAATGGAGAGTTGAATGTCAGGGCAAGTGCAGAGGTTTAAGGAGTATTATTAACGGTTTCTGTTTTGCCTCGTTGTCATGTACAGTGTACTAAACATATTCATCAGAGCAGCAGCAAAAACCTAAGTGTTTTCTTTATCCACAGCTCAGCTGAAGCTGGAAACTCTCTATCAGACTGAGAAGGAATCTAATACCAGTGGAAGAAGTCAACTTTTAGGGCAAATCCTAATAATATGCTGCACAGACTGAAATGTAATGTACCAGAACTGTAAATTCAGGCTCACAGTCGGTGACGGGGTAACTTTGGATCGGCTGCCGCCTTTTGTAATAAAGCTGAAGATGCAGATGTTTGTGGCAGCTTCACTCAAACTTTACCTCATCAGTCATGAAAGATGAAACTACGTCACCTGACCGCAAAGTGACCTTTCagaagatcaacagcttttggcttgtctcttcaggggtctccacagtgaaatGTGATCCACTCgttgaggttttttttgttttgtcttgttttttcctGCCGCAACCATCCCATTTTATCTGTGCCCAGGATCAGCACCAAGGTGGTCCTTGTTTTTTGGGTTGGGGGGGCGGCACGGCTGGTGGAGTGGGGTTcaaacccgcagccttctgcaccccaacccaatgctctaccactgatccaccagtcCCCCTTGAGCACAAAGTGAACTTTGATTGAGCAAAAAGATGTAAAGGTATTGGTTTCATGGACCTGTTCTCTTTGGAGAATCATTTCAAGTTCCAAGTTTTGTGTTGAACTAAATGTGACAATCACAGACTTTTTCTTGTGCTATTTATTCTTTAGGACTTTGTAGACAAAATCCGAAAACTGCACTAAAATAAAGTGGGTCAATCAGTTTGACAAGGCTTACAGGTTATGTTTAGccttttaaccactcagctcaaCAGCTGAGTATACACAAAAGAACATGTGAAACAATGCAAACAAGCCTTACAAAACATGCATACGGGTGGAAACAGTTTCTCTAATGTACAGTAGTTGCTCCTGTATATGAAGTGAATCCAGGGAGTACAAGTCAGAAAATCAATAATGTGTTCTAATTGCAGTGTGTTATCAGTGGGCTTTGGTTGTATTCTCTGTCCTCTACAAAGTCAACATCTGCATCTCCTCTCTGTGAGATTGTATCTCAAGTGATGATCAAGTTCCTGctaatcaaatacatttttgaaatgtccCTCAGCAACAGGCATTAGTGCTGCTTTTCTGACCTCAGTCTGTTATTGCTGTTAGTGTTATTTGGTTAAATGTCACTTCTTGTATCCGACAAAGTATTATGTATCTCTTGAAAGGTTTCTACAACTGTtgacattaaaaatgtcatatgTCGTGTTAGcgcataaataaaaagtgaaaatgtgttttcaagaATAGAAAAGTATCTCATTTACgtttctcatttacatttgttgctCTGCTTCCAAATTAGGGTCAGATGCATCTTGTTTGCTTAAATTTGTCATGAGATTTGTCTAGAACCTTTGTGAAGTTCTAATTTTTACTACATAAACTTTGAAGGACAAGGTGTTAGTTTTGATCTATAGAAGCCATGTGAATTTTGACAAATTATGTCATTATGTCAAGAAAACTGGCCTTTCTGTCCTTCATTACAAAAGAGATACAGAAAACAGACATAGAGGaacatgaataatttattaaaaatgtcaatacaaacATTACTGTTTTTAAACGGACATTAATAAACATGGAACATGAAACTGGAACGTCTGGACTCTGCGCTCTGTAAAAACGTGTTATTTCTACAGACATTCCAGTGGATTTTAgctgca harbors:
- the LOC137138352 gene encoding low affinity immunoglobulin gamma Fc region receptor II-like; translation: MRQGRQSTVCISGTSIMETTTLCAVVAALTVLPNRSQFFQYGSITLSCEQEGNWSEWRIKRNTSTNTNEDCQTQWNSTNGAKCSIPDLYPSDSGIYWCASETGGCSNTINITVSAGSVILESPALPLMEGEAVTLRCVNGITSSFNLTTNFYKNELFMGRSSTGVLTIHSVSKSDEGSYNCNISGVGQSPDGWLRIQAGHTAKNFPLVYILLPVVGVCLSLVLVLLLWLWRSHKAKTDPDISYTDVTITQDAQPRRTREDNAVDAVATFYSTLKLEAT
- the LOC137137719 gene encoding myelin-oligodendrocyte glycoprotein-like translates to MDLTYSFTLWAFIIYLAFVACSSTEGQSQMIGPSGQIIAAPGDDIILPCHLEPQLNVQSLTVEWSKPDLKPDPSDRLSRVGYVHLYRGRREVVDMKIPSYIGRTELFTDGLKKGNISLRIINVTLADSGRYRCFIPKLNSKVKDSVVELVVDPNYGQTWTTEMPLQTPDPKEEGDDTIWPSRSRVIPAVVLSVALILAVGGMAVYLIKHNLRKTQELTEKC